From the Verrucomicrobiia bacterium genome, one window contains:
- a CDS encoding two-component regulator propeller domain-containing protein: MNWFLRSARVHCTRCRVHWTVISTAIQLILHFSALALSPDQSLSQYICRAWTAQSGFPSYEISSIKQTRDGFIWMGTRKGLIRYDGLEFKLLALPMTRDFQYSEISALACSADDGLWLGIRNGTLAYYRPDTGFEAFTNETWIDPRMNVRDLLETSDGALWIGATLGAYRWKRGGDVSAFTNITECGSIFEDSSKRVWLGSHGGGLYWWNSQQPGLGLQGTTNEQSARAITEDASGQIWIGSPDGRLHTFDASFRPISDKWLGAAITKLLWDSKGVLWVGTTDGLHRFVNGVSTSLRQTDGLADDYVTALFEDQDGNLWVGGRTGVTLLSDAKLPLFSAKEGLWKAWSLALYPSARGGLWAGTSAGIAHYEGSKIETYSGESGLSSTWIKRVLEARDGDVYLLNANREVEIFRDRKVIARHTWHGEWGTALTEDAQGVIASFHNELVRVTPNGTQAYDFGNNAKPPFDWINNLGCARDGSILVSTVNGMFRVKDGNYEHVGRAQGLPSDTVTWLWEDNQGAIWAGTAGGLARVKGTQVRSWTREDGLLDNFIRSFVADRHDRLWVQSNQGIFSVRKNKLEETGEVECVPYDGPESVKTTDTRETEYSACMTSDGRIWFPSPGGLIMVDPDRIAAGASVPPVRVEMVRANGVEYQHTRKFTVPPGRGELEVQFTAPTFVTPQKLQFRYQLEGYQSNWEQAGTRRSAFFTNLKPGRYTFRVEAFGGDGTGGTPDHFEVEFLPFVYQTTWFYVLCTVACATTLAGTYSWRVRVMKRRQEVLEAEVRHRTSELRVKTGLLEKEIEERKQIQTEVERVHRKLLDASRLAGMAEVATGVLHNVGNVLNSVNVSTTILTELVRKSRVSYVGQVAELLKKHEPDLGSFFNSNPKGQQLPAYLSSLAKHLARDQEGAIDELKSLTKHIDHIKQIVAMQQSYARVAGVTTRENVIDLVEDALRMNEASLEHHGISLIRDYHRPLPEITVDRHKVMQILLNLIRNAKHACNDSASDNKEIRVRVMHAGQRLHITVVDNGVGIPAENLALIFRHGFTTRKNGHGFGLHSGALAAKEMGAVLHCSSEGPGKGATFMLDLPIVPVSPPERTDACGVSPAPLTSITS; the protein is encoded by the coding sequence ATGAATTGGTTCCTCAGGTCTGCGCGCGTTCATTGCACGCGTTGCCGCGTCCACTGGACGGTCATATCGACCGCAATCCAGTTGATCCTCCATTTCTCCGCGCTCGCGCTCTCGCCCGATCAAAGCCTCTCCCAGTACATCTGCCGCGCCTGGACGGCGCAAAGCGGTTTTCCCAGTTACGAAATCAGTTCGATCAAGCAGACGCGCGACGGTTTCATATGGATGGGGACGCGCAAAGGATTGATCCGATACGACGGCCTGGAGTTCAAACTCCTCGCGTTGCCCATGACGCGGGACTTCCAGTATTCCGAAATCTCCGCACTGGCCTGTTCCGCGGATGACGGGTTGTGGCTCGGGATCCGCAACGGCACCCTCGCATACTACCGTCCCGACACGGGATTTGAGGCGTTCACGAACGAAACGTGGATTGATCCTCGAATGAACGTCAGGGATCTTTTAGAGACAAGCGACGGCGCGCTCTGGATTGGGGCGACCCTGGGTGCGTATCGCTGGAAAAGAGGCGGCGATGTATCGGCATTCACCAATATCACCGAGTGCGGTTCCATCTTCGAGGACTCGAGCAAACGCGTCTGGCTCGGAAGTCACGGTGGCGGCCTCTATTGGTGGAACAGCCAACAACCGGGGCTCGGTCTCCAGGGAACGACGAATGAGCAGTCGGCGCGGGCTATTACCGAGGATGCGTCGGGCCAAATCTGGATCGGATCGCCAGACGGCCGCCTTCATACCTTCGATGCATCCTTTCGACCCATTTCTGACAAATGGCTGGGCGCCGCAATCACGAAGCTGCTATGGGATTCGAAAGGAGTCCTTTGGGTCGGCACAACTGACGGCCTTCATCGTTTCGTGAATGGTGTTTCGACATCCCTTCGGCAGACCGACGGGTTGGCGGATGATTACGTCACTGCGCTATTCGAGGACCAGGACGGGAATCTCTGGGTGGGTGGTCGCACGGGAGTGACTCTTCTTTCCGATGCGAAACTGCCATTGTTTTCAGCGAAGGAAGGTCTCTGGAAAGCGTGGAGCCTCGCACTTTATCCCTCAGCCCGGGGAGGACTTTGGGCAGGGACCAGCGCGGGAATCGCGCATTACGAAGGATCGAAAATCGAGACCTATTCGGGGGAATCGGGATTGTCGAGCACATGGATTAAAAGGGTGCTCGAAGCGCGCGACGGTGATGTGTATCTGCTCAATGCAAACCGGGAGGTCGAAATATTTCGAGATCGGAAAGTGATCGCAAGACACACCTGGCACGGTGAGTGGGGAACGGCCTTAACTGAAGACGCCCAGGGCGTCATCGCTTCGTTTCACAACGAACTCGTCCGCGTAACTCCGAATGGAACCCAGGCATACGATTTCGGGAACAACGCGAAACCGCCCTTTGACTGGATCAATAATCTCGGATGCGCGCGAGACGGATCGATCCTCGTTTCCACCGTGAATGGAATGTTCCGAGTCAAGGACGGGAATTACGAGCACGTTGGAAGGGCACAAGGGCTGCCATCGGACACCGTCACCTGGCTTTGGGAGGACAACCAGGGCGCTATTTGGGCGGGAACAGCAGGAGGTCTGGCGCGCGTTAAAGGGACCCAGGTGCGCAGCTGGACACGCGAAGACGGCCTGCTCGACAACTTCATTCGCTCGTTTGTGGCGGACAGGCATGACCGGCTCTGGGTTCAATCCAACCAGGGAATATTCTCAGTCCGCAAAAACAAACTTGAAGAGACCGGCGAAGTGGAATGTGTGCCTTACGACGGTCCCGAATCGGTTAAAACCACTGACACTCGCGAAACCGAATACTCCGCCTGCATGACGAGTGATGGACGGATCTGGTTCCCCAGTCCGGGAGGTTTGATCATGGTGGATCCGGACCGGATCGCGGCCGGGGCGAGCGTTCCGCCGGTTCGAGTTGAAATGGTGCGTGCCAACGGTGTGGAATATCAGCACACACGGAAATTCACAGTGCCGCCGGGGCGCGGCGAGCTGGAGGTCCAATTCACGGCGCCCACGTTTGTCACACCGCAGAAACTGCAGTTCCGGTATCAGCTGGAAGGCTATCAATCAAATTGGGAACAAGCCGGCACGCGGCGCTCCGCGTTCTTTACGAACCTGAAACCGGGCCGCTACACGTTTCGCGTGGAAGCCTTCGGAGGAGATGGAACAGGCGGAACACCTGATCACTTTGAGGTCGAATTCCTCCCGTTCGTTTATCAAACAACCTGGTTTTATGTCCTTTGCACCGTGGCATGCGCGACGACGCTGGCCGGCACCTATTCCTGGCGCGTTCGAGTGATGAAACGCAGGCAGGAGGTGCTTGAAGCGGAGGTGCGCCATCGCACATCTGAACTCCGTGTCAAAACCGGCCTGCTCGAAAAGGAAATTGAAGAGCGCAAACAGATCCAGACCGAAGTCGAGCGCGTCCACCGGAAACTGCTGGATGCCTCACGACTTGCCGGCATGGCTGAAGTCGCCACCGGCGTCCTGCACAACGTCGGGAATGTCCTGAACAGCGTCAATGTCTCAACAACCATTCTGACGGAGCTTGTTCGAAAGTCGAGGGTCAGCTACGTCGGACAGGTTGCCGAGTTGCTGAAAAAGCACGAGCCTGACCTGGGATCGTTCTTCAATTCGAACCCGAAAGGACAACAGCTTCCAGCCTACCTAAGCAGTCTCGCGAAACATCTTGCCCGCGACCAGGAGGGCGCAATCGACGAGCTGAAGTCGCTGACCAAACACATCGATCACATCAAGCAGATCGTCGCCATGCAGCAGAGTTACGCGCGCGTGGCGGGAGTGACGACGCGTGAAAACGTGATTGACCTAGTGGAAGACGCTCTCCGGATGAATGAAGCATCCCTGGAACATCACGGTATATCGCTCATTCGCGACTATCACCGGCCGTTGCCGGAGATCACGGTCGACCGCCACAAGGTGATGCAAATCCTCCTGAACCTCATTCGAAACGCAAAACACGCGTGCAATGACTCAGCCTCTGATAATAAAGAAATCCGTGTGCGGGTCATGCATGCAGGGCAGCGTCTGCACATCACGGTCGTGGACAACGGCGTCGGGATTCCTGCGGAGAACCTGGCGTTGATCTTCCGCCACGGTTTCACCACTCGCAAAAACGGCCACGGATTCGGCCTTCACAGCGGTGCTTTGGCAGCAAAAGAGATGGGCGCGGTGCTTCATTGCAGCAGCGAAGGGCCGGGAAAAGGCGCCACGTTCATGCTCGATTTACCCATTGTTCCCGTTAGCCCGCCGGAACGCACCGATGCGTGCGGCGTCTCCCCTGCTCCGCTTACATCAATCACATCATGA
- the cas12b gene encoding type V CRISPR-associated protein Cas12b, translating to MNRIYQGKVSQAELLDAKGNAIEPQPQDWDGESALWDHHALFQDAVNHNTLALAAMAVGVAGNGERESAVQAWAKEVRDSWMTARRKAVVFDGPHQRVAPLLGLDPVASDFDACAARILAGSKATKEQMAAALLQLLEEANASDLSQLANDRLGWFCSPKGKNDKTSKSIVAVQETKMIAAIKAVHGASDTELETVASSFEPGYFVTQFPKERMTGVESRAEAERQFDMAAKKHTALMGLRERFCVRLAEIADGLSLARLGRRSKGAYPLAVVFKLFPIAPVAAVFREATATMAKRRPSAAGADRIAEARVDDTPVFEYFTNRVLNRDVNNDNAAVWGEFDHAAFVEAIKSPHRYFQDTQKREKAADELRTKLVAMEGEGGKLDDENDEDEREGRAIGFAGDSRITLITKLVFSTHYVGEEGDHHSEVALRPFIRDVLTQAGIKVEPNRPEYTIQERTLRGWGEVRKKWRTLAAKGPVTEQQLLAAQAEEQGKHRDDYGSASLYTALAKPEFHPVWMEPGADKPKWHADDPLRAWCAYRELRFELADKTRPIRFTPAHPVESPRYFIIPKAGRFGTEHLPGRLALTCGIVWRTEHGLEPCAVRLTYSAPRLCRDELRSDGDANLAAVNWLQPMMKALGIPNSDMQDFSNCRVTLQPSGPKNIQLTFPVEMEVGKLQAALKHKERWSYQASGKAGQMNFAQFNYSAEEPRYEVSLRWPSDIQHSKDAGQPRKREPEPWHQKFDSFTCLATDLGQRDAGAFALLDVKANSDFNGKPFRFIGETPGKQWRARLAASGIFRLPGEDRKEWRAPTRAEEQRGESGFAFRPELWGERGRAATPHETEDCARLLAAFACAEVDLMPDDWRTSLSFPERNDKLLRAAGRAQSRAARLHRWCWFLTDEKLKGRVEGMLKEIAELEDECLLPDTTKKLATAEKTKELVVALSGELRSLRDKLPGLLVRVANRCAPLRGRSWHWGAHPRKPDDCFLLSQEGSACPNAKQRRPDATERDVTWIRGQRGLSFERIEQIESLRQRFQSLNQVMRRDIGSPPKKRRDDAIPDPCPDLLDKLDALKEQRVNQTAHMILAEALGVRLASPPADKARLRAECDQHGVYVRIRPPVDFIVIEDLSRYRASQGRAPRENSRLMKWCHGQVRGKLKQLCEVFGLPVVEAPAAWSSRFCARSGVPGFRAVEVHPAMKDSAPWRWHLERLAKYEHDAKANPLKPKALRECRAVHELFRQLDELNASVDRTALRPKWRTLLAPVAGGPIFVPLYDRALLASGETLQPAVVQADINAAINLALRAIADPRLWSIHPRLRTARTEAEAKSGVKKGARNKVAVTEPAPDGTLLFFTREKRKFGEKQQRLTVPSPSKELRETTGSPNFFAFLADRRREAGEAFLPEGDVRLLSGSKLWGTVKALQWWRCTMLNKRRGKHQL from the coding sequence ATGAACCGCATCTACCAAGGAAAAGTCAGCCAAGCAGAACTCCTCGACGCGAAGGGGAACGCCATCGAACCACAGCCGCAGGATTGGGATGGGGAATCCGCGCTCTGGGATCACCATGCGCTGTTTCAGGATGCGGTGAATCACAACACCCTTGCCTTGGCGGCAATGGCAGTGGGCGTGGCGGGCAATGGTGAGCGAGAGAGCGCAGTGCAAGCTTGGGCCAAGGAAGTGCGTGATTCGTGGATGACGGCACGGCGCAAGGCTGTCGTGTTTGACGGACCGCACCAGCGCGTTGCGCCGCTGCTTGGCCTCGATCCAGTGGCGAGCGACTTCGACGCTTGCGCGGCACGGATTCTCGCCGGGAGCAAGGCGACAAAAGAACAAATGGCGGCGGCACTGTTACAGTTACTTGAGGAGGCGAACGCGAGCGACTTGAGCCAGCTTGCGAACGATCGCCTCGGTTGGTTTTGCAGCCCGAAAGGAAAGAACGACAAGACTTCAAAATCCATCGTTGCGGTGCAGGAGACGAAAATGATTGCGGCCATCAAGGCAGTGCATGGTGCCAGCGACACTGAACTCGAAACTGTCGCGTCATCTTTTGAACCCGGCTACTTCGTGACGCAGTTTCCAAAGGAGAGGATGACTGGGGTCGAATCCCGTGCGGAAGCGGAGCGGCAATTCGACATGGCGGCCAAGAAGCACACCGCTCTCATGGGGCTTCGCGAGAGGTTCTGTGTTCGACTCGCCGAGATAGCCGACGGCCTTTCCCTTGCTCGTCTCGGGCGCAGGTCAAAGGGCGCATATCCGTTGGCGGTGGTGTTCAAGCTGTTCCCGATTGCACCTGTAGCTGCGGTTTTTCGCGAAGCAACAGCAACGATGGCAAAGAGGCGGCCTTCGGCAGCAGGTGCCGACAGGATTGCCGAGGCGCGGGTGGACGACACTCCCGTGTTTGAATACTTCACCAACCGAGTTCTCAATCGGGACGTGAACAACGACAATGCTGCCGTGTGGGGTGAGTTCGATCACGCTGCGTTTGTTGAGGCCATCAAATCTCCTCACCGCTATTTTCAAGACACACAAAAGCGTGAGAAGGCGGCGGACGAGTTGCGGACAAAGCTGGTTGCAATGGAAGGCGAGGGCGGAAAGCTTGATGACGAGAACGACGAAGATGAGAGGGAGGGGCGGGCGATAGGTTTCGCAGGTGATTCGAGGATCACACTTATCACGAAGCTCGTTTTCAGCACGCATTACGTCGGTGAGGAGGGCGACCATCACTCGGAGGTTGCGCTGCGTCCGTTCATTCGCGATGTGCTCACGCAGGCCGGTATCAAGGTCGAGCCAAACCGCCCCGAATACACCATCCAGGAGCGCACGCTGCGCGGCTGGGGCGAAGTGCGAAAGAAATGGCGCACACTTGCTGCGAAAGGTCCGGTGACGGAGCAGCAACTCCTCGCCGCGCAGGCGGAGGAACAGGGTAAACACCGCGATGACTACGGCAGTGCCTCACTCTACACAGCGTTGGCAAAACCGGAGTTCCATCCAGTCTGGATGGAACCAGGCGCGGACAAACCGAAGTGGCACGCCGACGATCCGCTGCGGGCTTGGTGCGCCTACCGGGAACTTCGTTTCGAACTGGCCGACAAGACGCGGCCAATCCGCTTCACGCCCGCGCATCCGGTCGAGTCGCCGCGTTATTTCATCATTCCGAAAGCTGGACGCTTCGGCACCGAGCATCTACCCGGCAGGCTCGCGCTCACTTGCGGCATCGTGTGGAGAACGGAGCACGGCTTGGAGCCGTGCGCGGTGCGGCTGACGTATTCCGCCCCGCGTCTTTGTCGCGATGAGTTGCGTTCGGACGGTGATGCAAACCTAGCCGCTGTGAATTGGCTCCAGCCGATGATGAAGGCGCTCGGCATCCCGAATTCCGACATGCAGGATTTTTCCAATTGCCGCGTGACGCTTCAGCCGTCCGGGCCGAAGAACATCCAACTCACATTCCCGGTCGAGATGGAGGTAGGGAAACTCCAGGCTGCGCTGAAACACAAAGAGCGATGGAGCTACCAAGCATCGGGAAAGGCCGGGCAGATGAACTTCGCCCAGTTCAACTACTCCGCTGAAGAGCCGCGCTATGAAGTCTCGTTACGCTGGCCGAGTGATATTCAGCATTCCAAAGATGCCGGCCAACCGAGGAAGCGAGAACCCGAGCCGTGGCACCAAAAGTTCGACTCCTTCACTTGTCTCGCCACCGACCTCGGCCAGCGCGATGCTGGAGCGTTTGCATTGCTAGACGTGAAGGCGAATTCCGACTTCAACGGGAAGCCGTTTCGGTTCATTGGCGAAACGCCAGGCAAGCAGTGGCGGGCTCGTCTTGCAGCGAGCGGGATTTTCCGTCTACCAGGCGAAGACCGCAAGGAGTGGCGCGCGCCTACGCGTGCGGAAGAGCAGCGCGGCGAAAGCGGTTTTGCATTCCGGCCCGAGTTGTGGGGTGAGCGCGGGCGGGCAGCAACTCCCCACGAGACAGAGGATTGTGCGCGGCTGCTCGCAGCATTTGCCTGTGCCGAGGTGGACTTGATGCCGGATGACTGGCGCACTTCGCTTTCCTTCCCCGAGCGGAACGACAAGTTGCTTCGTGCCGCCGGCCGCGCGCAGTCGCGTGCGGCGCGGCTGCATCGCTGGTGCTGGTTCCTCACCGACGAAAAGCTCAAGGGCAGAGTCGAGGGCATGCTGAAGGAAATCGCGGAACTCGAAGACGAGTGCTTGCTGCCGGATACAACAAAGAAGCTCGCCACGGCCGAAAAGACAAAGGAACTGGTGGTCGCGCTGTCTGGCGAATTGCGCAGTTTGCGGGACAAACTGCCCGGCCTGCTTGTCCGTGTTGCCAATCGCTGCGCGCCATTGCGCGGACGCTCGTGGCACTGGGGCGCACATCCACGCAAACCCGACGATTGTTTTCTTCTCTCGCAGGAAGGCTCCGCGTGCCCGAACGCAAAGCAGCGCCGGCCCGATGCCACCGAGCGCGACGTGACGTGGATTCGGGGGCAGCGCGGCCTCTCTTTCGAGCGCATCGAGCAGATTGAATCGTTGCGCCAGCGTTTCCAGTCGTTGAATCAAGTGATGCGGCGTGACATCGGCAGCCCGCCAAAGAAGCGGCGTGATGACGCCATTCCCGATCCGTGCCCCGACCTGCTCGACAAGCTCGACGCTTTGAAAGAGCAGCGCGTGAACCAGACCGCGCACATGATCCTCGCCGAGGCCCTCGGCGTGCGGCTTGCGTCGCCGCCAGCGGACAAGGCGCGCTTGCGTGCCGAGTGCGACCAGCACGGCGTCTATGTCCGCATACGTCCGCCGGTGGATTTCATCGTCATCGAAGATCTATCGCGCTACCGGGCCAGCCAGGGTCGCGCGCCGCGTGAGAACTCACGGCTGATGAAGTGGTGTCACGGCCAGGTTCGCGGAAAGCTCAAGCAACTCTGCGAAGTCTTCGGACTGCCTGTCGTGGAAGCGCCCGCCGCTTGGAGTTCCCGTTTCTGCGCGCGGAGCGGGGTGCCGGGCTTTCGTGCCGTGGAGGTTCATCCCGCGATGAAAGATTCCGCGCCCTGGCGCTGGCATCTGGAACGGCTGGCGAAATACGAGCATGACGCGAAAGCAAATCCGCTCAAGCCGAAGGCGCTTCGAGAATGCCGTGCGGTGCATGAGCTTTTCCGACAGCTCGACGAACTCAACGCAAGCGTGGATCGCACTGCGCTACGTCCAAAATGGCGCACACTTCTTGCACCTGTCGCGGGCGGCCCTATTTTCGTTCCACTCTACGACCGTGCGCTTCTCGCCTCTGGCGAGACACTCCAACCTGCTGTTGTGCAGGCAGACATCAATGCCGCCATCAACCTCGCTCTGCGCGCCATCGCTGACCCGCGACTATGGAGCATCCACCCGCGACTTCGCACTGCCCGCACTGAGGCTGAGGCGAAAAGCGGTGTGAAAAAGGGCGCGCGGAACAAGGTTGCGGTGACGGAACCAGCACCGGATGGCACGTTGCTTTTCTTCACGCGCGAGAAGCGAAAGTTTGGCGAGAAGCAGCAGCGGCTCACCGTGCCCAGCCCATCGAAAGAACTGCGGGAAACCACCGGTTCACCAAACTTTTTCGCCTTCCTGGCAGATCGCCGTCGAGAGGCAGGGGAGGCATTCCTGCCCGAAGGTGACGTGCGCCTTCTCAGCGGATCGAAACTTTGGGGCACCGTGAAGGCATTGCAGTGGTGGCGCTGCACGATGCTGAACAAGCGCCGCGGCAAACACCAGTTATGA
- a CDS encoding type II toxin-antitoxin system HicA family toxin produces MSERFPVCGWQVIVAMHGNKPIPIGTLKSIIEGSGLNVDDFR; encoded by the coding sequence GTGAGCGAACGCTTTCCAGTTTGTGGATGGCAAGTGATTGTCGCGATGCACGGCAACAAACCCATTCCGATCGGCACCCTCAAGAGCATCATCGAAGGAAGCGGATTGAACGTGGACGACTTTCGATGA
- a CDS encoding type II toxin-antitoxin system HicB family antitoxin: protein MKLRLVVEHDQETKRWSAFFPELPGCASAGDSEEEAIRNAKEALALWFEPSPDSIPAGAKVVEVALT from the coding sequence ATGAAACTGCGATTGGTCGTGGAGCACGACCAGGAAACGAAACGCTGGTCCGCGTTCTTCCCAGAACTACCTGGTTGTGCCTCCGCTGGCGATAGTGAGGAGGAGGCCATTCGCAACGCGAAAGAAGCGTTGGCACTGTGGTTCGAACCGTCGCCTGATTCAATTCCCGCAGGCGCTAAAGTGGTGGAAGTCGCGCTCACGTGA
- the cas4 gene encoding CRISPR-associated protein Cas4: MSDAPVQTQGGLESQPPLPVRRLHNFIYCPRLFYFQWVENIFQEDADTVAGSHVHRNVDAPSRLDDPKELGLPEGAKLRSLRLESESLGLIGVVDIVEGGLDGAEIIDYKRGSARRDSEGERVAKEPDAMQVAAHALLLREHGLNAVSGAIYYAADKRRVPVELTEELFAKVRTSIEDAKRIARSGTCPPPLKNDARCLYCSAYPICLPNESHWWAKAKKAVATDKQLHFGFSPFAASNEDAVRDRILEALDFAAESGKGAPTLEPPRPGGDDSEVLVVQTPGAQIGQRGEQLIVSVKGEDMRKIPSQQVRAIFCYGAVQITAQAVETCLDLGIDVSYFSPAGRFLGLLRGLPASGVDARRGQYRLFELPGVRLQLAKESIRAKIHNQRVMLMRNGEVPDRVLKLMAGFRDAAASARDLTECSASKAAPPHSTSSNSNRC; encoded by the coding sequence ATGAGCGACGCTCCGGTTCAAACCCAAGGCGGACTGGAATCGCAGCCGCCGTTGCCGGTGCGTCGGCTTCACAACTTCATCTATTGCCCGCGCCTATTTTATTTCCAGTGGGTTGAAAACATTTTCCAGGAGGATGCGGACACCGTGGCGGGCAGCCATGTTCATCGCAACGTGGATGCGCCGTCCAGGCTGGACGATCCAAAGGAACTCGGTCTGCCGGAAGGCGCAAAGCTCCGCAGCCTGCGCCTGGAAAGTGAGTCGCTCGGGCTCATCGGCGTGGTGGACATTGTCGAAGGCGGGCTGGACGGCGCGGAGATCATTGATTACAAACGCGGTTCAGCCCGGCGCGATTCCGAAGGCGAGCGCGTGGCCAAGGAACCGGACGCCATGCAGGTTGCCGCACACGCGCTGCTCTTGCGCGAACATGGCCTCAATGCGGTCAGTGGAGCAATCTATTACGCGGCGGACAAGCGCCGCGTGCCGGTGGAATTGACGGAGGAATTGTTTGCCAAGGTCAGGACTTCTATTGAGGATGCAAAGCGTATTGCCCGCAGCGGAACCTGCCCGCCGCCGTTGAAGAACGATGCGCGCTGTCTGTACTGCTCCGCGTATCCAATTTGTCTGCCCAACGAATCGCATTGGTGGGCGAAGGCGAAAAAAGCCGTCGCCACCGACAAGCAGCTTCATTTCGGCTTCTCCCCATTCGCTGCATCCAACGAAGACGCCGTACGGGATCGCATCCTGGAGGCTTTGGACTTTGCCGCCGAATCCGGCAAGGGCGCGCCGACATTGGAACCGCCGCGGCCTGGCGGTGACGACAGCGAAGTCCTGGTGGTGCAGACGCCCGGCGCGCAGATCGGACAGAGGGGCGAGCAGTTGATCGTGAGCGTCAAGGGCGAGGATATGCGCAAGATTCCAAGTCAGCAGGTCCGCGCGATCTTTTGCTATGGCGCCGTTCAGATCACCGCGCAGGCCGTTGAAACATGTCTCGATCTGGGGATTGATGTTTCCTACTTCTCCCCCGCTGGACGTTTTCTTGGGCTTCTGCGCGGGTTGCCGGCCAGCGGGGTGGATGCGCGGCGCGGCCAGTATCGGCTGTTTGAGTTGCCAGGCGTCCGCCTGCAGCTCGCGAAGGAATCGATTCGCGCCAAGATTCACAACCAGCGCGTCATGCTCATGCGCAATGGCGAGGTGCCGGATCGCGTGTTGAAGCTCATGGCAGGTTTCCGCGACGCCGCGGCGTCCGCCCGTGATTTGACGGAATGCTCGGCATCGAAGGCAGCGCCGCCGCACTCTACTTCGAGCAATTCGAATCGATGTTGA
- the cas1 gene encoding CRISPR-associated endonuclease Cas1 produces MLGIEGSAAALYFEQFESMLKQRDDWKFDWRGRNRRPPRDPVNALLSLGYSMLAKELTGVCHTVGLDPFLGFMHQPRYGRPALALDLMEEFRPLIADSVAISLINRSELGPEDFIRNANGTFLNDRGRKAFWEAWFRRLDAEVSHPEFSYKMAYRRMLEVQGRQLWRFVRGEATAYHGFTTR; encoded by the coding sequence ATGCTCGGCATCGAAGGCAGCGCCGCCGCACTCTACTTCGAGCAATTCGAATCGATGTTGAAACAGCGCGACGACTGGAAATTCGACTGGCGCGGGCGGAATCGACGGCCGCCGCGCGACCCGGTAAACGCGCTGCTGTCTCTGGGATATTCCATGCTCGCGAAGGAACTGACGGGAGTCTGCCACACGGTGGGATTGGATCCGTTTCTTGGTTTCATGCACCAACCGCGTTACGGGCGTCCCGCGCTGGCGCTGGATCTGATGGAGGAGTTTCGACCGCTCATTGCGGACAGTGTTGCCATCTCATTGATCAATCGCAGCGAACTCGGCCCGGAAGATTTTATTCGCAATGCCAATGGAACATTCCTCAACGACCGTGGAAGGAAAGCGTTTTGGGAAGCATGGTTTCGCAGACTGGATGCGGAGGTGAGTCATCCGGAGTTCAGCTACAAAATGGCCTATCGCCGGATGCTGGAAGTGCAGGGCCGCCAGTTGTGGCGTTTCGTTCGCGGGGAAGCGACGGCATATCACGGTTTCACAACACGCTGA
- the cas2 gene encoding CRISPR-associated endonuclease Cas2, giving the protein MADGAAKGADEVAESNDLGPVGHLYYAIGHGERSERMSRIRYLVSYDISNPKRLRRVARVLEGFGVRLQYSVFECPLDGTRLAMLQAALQPIIKEDEDQVLFVSLGPSSGDASLIIDALGLPYVVRSRVTII; this is encoded by the coding sequence ATGGCAGATGGAGCAGCAAAAGGTGCCGATGAAGTCGCTGAATCCAACGATCTTGGACCCGTTGGCCATTTGTACTATGCCATTGGTCATGGCGAACGAAGTGAGCGCATGAGCCGAATCCGTTATCTGGTCAGCTACGACATCAGCAATCCTAAACGGCTGCGACGGGTGGCAAGGGTGTTGGAAGGGTTCGGAGTTCGGCTGCAATACTCGGTTTTTGAATGTCCTCTGGACGGGACGCGGCTGGCTATGCTTCAGGCGGCTCTGCAGCCGATCATCAAGGAAGATGAAGACCAGGTGCTCTTCGTTTCGCTCGGGCCGAGTTCGGGGGATGCGAGTTTGATCATTGATGCCCTGGGCCTGCCCTATGTAGTGCGCTCGCGGGTGACAATTATTTAA